From a single Stomoxys calcitrans chromosome 4, idStoCalc2.1, whole genome shotgun sequence genomic region:
- the LOC106093349 gene encoding protein arginine N-methyltransferase 1-B yields the protein MSTVNKTVRKKKQKFNKKPDSHKTNVDVNDDGEKQDSDSGNATASTTLTITYPSPVDLMTSKDFQFDVKAHVEMIHQHLKDKVRVLKYKEAILLNRHLFKGKIVLDINCGIGIYSMFAAKAGAAKVYAVERSNVVYYAEKIVSANGYDDVIDVLKGNIQQIELPVKEVDIIISEWMGYAMLFQATCEDVIYARDKWLRKPGGLIFPDQAKLFINAVEDRKHKNENIDWWKGVYGFNMQCLREVALKEPRHQLIKPKQILSKQCPLKLLDLNTATRDDLKFRSKFMLPIERAGQMDGICLYFHVYFTKSHTPLGFSTDPWSPGTNWMQTILFLDTSLTVQPNSMYYGGIEMFSRKTPPDMCDMIINLEMLKGDPAAPDVDMEMSWNFKPITAPIEPLITSEETLANSTAIDNPTAQESNVLEKNRNVASFDYPSNLETNNLEDFTFSPMNKSQHSTTPALQYPKGSRTFTLGDQIYVCRKQRRNKKKNTKKG from the exons ATGAGTACAGTTAATAAAACAGTTCGGAAGAAGAAACAAAAGTTTAACAAAAAACCCGATTCCCACAAAACAAATGTTGATGTTAATGatg ATGGAGAAAAACAAGACTCAGATTCTGGCAATGCCACGGCTTCTACAACACTTACAATAACCTATCCAAGTCCTGTCGACTTGATGACTTCCAAAGATTTCCAATTCGATGTCAAGGCTCACGTTGAAATGATACATCAACATTTGAAAGACAAAGTTCGAGTGCTGAAGTACAAAGAAGCCATTCTACTTAATCGACATTTGTTTAAGGGAAAAATTGTTCTGGACATTAATTGTGGCATAGGCATATATTCAATGTTTGCCGCCAAAGCTGGTGCTGCTAAAGTCTATGCTGTAGAACGTTCCAATGTGGTGTATTATGCGGAGAAAATTGTGTCGGCTAATGGATATGATGATGTTATAGATGTGCTGAAGGGCAACATTCAACAAATTGAGTTGCCTGTGAAGGAAGTGGACATTATCATAAGCGAATGGATGGGATATGCAATGCTATTTCAGGCAACATGTGAAGATGTTATTTATGCCCGCGATAAATGGCTAAGAAAGCCAGGAGGCCTTATATTTCCAGATCAAGCTAAATTGTTTATAAATGCTGTGGAGGATAGAAAGCATAAGAATGAAAATATCGATTGGTGGAAAGGTGTATACGGGTTCAACATGCAATGCCTAAGGGAAGTAGCATTGAAAGAACCTCGACATCAACTAATCAAACCAAAACAG ATTCTCAGTAAACAGTGCCCTTTGAAATTACTAGATCTGAATACTGCAACTAGAGATGACCTGAAGTTTCGCAGTAAATTCATGTTGCCAATTGAGAGGGCTGGAcaaatggatggcatttgtttgtattttcatgtttaCTTTACAAAATCTCATACACCCTTAGGATTTAGTACG GATCCCTGGTCACCTGGTACAAACTGGATGCAAACAATATTATTTTTGGACACATCTCTAACAGTGCAACCGAATTCTATGTATTATGGTGGAATAGAGATGTTCTCTCGTAAAACTCCACCTGATATGTGTGATATGATTATTAATTTAGAAATGTTAAAAGGTGATCCAGCAGCACCAGATGTTGATATGGAAATGAGTTGGAATTTCAAGCCAATAACTGCTCCCATCGAGCCTTTGATAACTTCAGAGGAAACCCTTGCAAATTCCACAGCTATCGACAATCCCACAGCTCAAGAGTCGAATGTTTTAGAGAAAAATCGAAATGTAGCAAGTTTCGATTATCCGTCAAATTTAGAAACAAATAATCTAGAGGATTTTACTTTTAGTCCCATGAATAAATCACAGCATTCCACAACACCTGCCTTGCAGTATCCCAAAGGTTCACGAACCTTTACATTAGGCGACCAAATTTATGTATGCCGTAAGCAAAGAcgtaacaaaaaaaagaataccaAGAAAGGTTAA